From Phycisphaerae bacterium, the proteins below share one genomic window:
- a CDS encoding zinc-binding dehydrogenase, whose amino-acid sequence MKTARYHQTGQPDVIKLEEVPDPKPASGEVVIRVKAAALNRLDIFIRSGASTMPGFKMPHTGGFDVAGEVAEIGPDVANVKVGDPVVVDARVTGERAKGKLDIIGITRPGGFAEKVVVPAHCLRTKPTGYSFEEAAAFGCVYLTAYRGFAMYAAVKPGEVVLVHAGGSGAGTAAIQVAKAMGATVITTVGSDDKAAKAKELAGADYAVNYRTQDYAKTVHDVTCGRGVDVAFDPVWGPTTKKTLEALALGGRWIVIGMVGGFDATLPVGLLLFREVRIQGVVEFYTDKDRIDAAWAMAHRGLVRPIIAKTWPLAQLAEAHRQMEQGDVFGKIVVTP is encoded by the coding sequence ATGAAAACCGCCCGCTACCATCAGACCGGTCAGCCTGACGTCATCAAACTCGAGGAGGTCCCCGACCCCAAGCCCGCCTCGGGCGAGGTCGTCATCCGCGTCAAGGCCGCGGCCCTGAATCGACTCGATATCTTCATCCGCTCCGGCGCCTCGACCATGCCGGGGTTCAAGATGCCCCACACCGGCGGCTTCGACGTCGCCGGTGAGGTCGCCGAGATCGGCCCCGATGTCGCCAACGTGAAAGTCGGCGATCCCGTCGTCGTCGACGCGCGGGTCACGGGCGAGCGGGCGAAGGGCAAGCTCGACATCATCGGCATCACCCGCCCCGGCGGATTCGCGGAAAAAGTCGTCGTGCCCGCCCATTGCCTGCGAACCAAGCCGACCGGTTATTCCTTTGAGGAGGCCGCCGCCTTCGGCTGCGTCTATCTGACGGCCTATCGCGGCTTCGCGATGTACGCCGCCGTCAAGCCCGGCGAGGTCGTCCTCGTTCACGCCGGCGGCAGCGGCGCGGGCACCGCCGCCATCCAGGTTGCCAAGGCCATGGGCGCGACCGTCATCACCACCGTCGGCAGCGACGACAAGGCCGCCAAGGCGAAGGAACTCGCCGGCGCCGATTACGCGGTCAACTACCGCACGCAGGATTACGCCAAGACCGTTCACGACGTCACCTGCGGCCGCGGCGTGGACGTGGCGTTCGATCCCGTCTGGGGACCGACGACCAAAAAGACGCTCGAAGCGCTGGCCCTCGGCGGCCGCTGGATCGTCATCGGCATGGTCGGCGGCTTCGACGCCACCCTCCCGGTCGGTCTCCTCCTCTTCCGCGAGGTCCGTATCCAGGGCGTCGTCGAGTTCTACACGGACAAAGACCGGATCGACGCGGCCTGGGCCATGGCCCATCGCGGCCTCGTCCGCCCGATCATCGCCAAGACCTGGCCCCTCGCCCAACTCGCCGAGGCCCACCGCCAGATGGAGCAGGGCGACGTCTTCGGCAAGATCGTCGTCACACCATAG